The window TCCGTTCTATTACGAGGACGAGACGCACATTTATGTTCATGCTGGGCTTAACCCCGCATTTTTGGATTGGAAAACTCAGCCAGAAAGGGACTTTATGTGGATTCGAGCTCCTTTTGTCCAGCAGCGAACCGTCGTTAAAAAAACAGTCGTTTTTGGGCATACACCAGCTAAGGATATTCATGGGAAAGCAGATGTTTGGTTCGATCGTGATAAAATCGGCATTGATGGCGGCTGTGCTTACGGCTTGCAAATCAATTGCTTGGAAATCAAGGGCAGGAATCAATACAAGACCTACTCGGTTGCTTCCAAAGGGAGTTGGAGATAATCGATGGGATAGCATCGGGCTAGCCCTTTAGCAAGAAAGATCAAGAACCGTTATTTTAAATAGCTTACACTGTATTTAGAATGCTGGAGGGGGCAACCGATGGACACCGATTACTTTGTGCAGATTCAGAAGACCTTGGATTATATTGAAGATCACCTTTCTGAGCCTTTATCTGTTGCTTGTTTAGCTCAAGTCGCTTGTTTCTCTGAATTCCATTTTCATAGAGTCTTTCAAACCATGGTGGGAGAAGCTGTGATGGAGTATGTTCGGAAAAGAAGATTAGCGAGCGCGGCCTATCAGATCGCACATACGGAGAAGAAGTTAATCGATATTGCCCTCGACAATGGGTTCCAGTCCCATGAGAATTTCACTCGAGCATTTAAAAAAGTTTTTGAACGTACGCCGCTTGCTTACCGTAAACAAGGCATACTGACGCCAGTTTATGCGAAAGTGAATGTGCTGCAAAGAAAATTCAACCCAAAGAGGAGAGACTTTGAGCTACGCTCAAAGATCCCTATATTAGGAGGAATTCGAATGGAATATCAACTGAAGACGAAGCCTGCTTTTAAACTGATTGGCTATGAACTGAAAACGTCCTGCAAAGAGGGAAGAAACCATCGTGAAATCCCTGCATTCTGGGGCTCGTATCTACAAGAGGGCAAGGGGAATCGCATTCCCAATCGTGTACATGCAGATTCACAAGTTGAGTTGGGCATTTGTACGGATTTCAACATGGAGACTGGTGATTTAAGTTATATTATCGGAATGGAGGCCACAGGTTTTGAAGGTGTGTCTGCCGATCTGGTGAGCCGTGAATTTCCGGAGGCAAGGTATGCTGTGTTTACAACACCGAAGGTGACTCAGGATCAATTTTCTGCATCCATTCAGAGCACGTGGAAGTCCATTTTCGAAGAGTGGTTTCCTCACTCCGGCTATGAACATGCAGGTGGTGCGGAGTTCGAACTGTATGATGAACGCTGTAACCCATCCAAAAATGAGCTCATCCAAATGGACATTTATATTCCGATCAAGGAAAAATAGAGCAGCATTGCTTGTAACAAATAGGAATCATTTGTAACCAAAATGACATCTGGTTTTCATCTTCCTTTAAGGTTCGGAGCCTATAATGAAATTCGACCCCCTTTTTAAATATATATACTTGAAGACCCGCAGCCCGTTGCTGTGGGTCTCTTTTTTGCGTTTGGGCTTGTGAGCTTGCGGTGAGTAGAGCGTAGAGTGGTAGCGCGATATCCGAGCCTATGTAGCCGCGACTCGCCCATCACTACGCTCGAACAAGCTCGTTTCCGCCGCCAAGACACGGAAATCGAGGTAAACCGCCCTCGTTACCGTATTGCTTAGTAGCCGTCACCTTAGGAAAATGAACCTAGTTTAAGTAAGGTGACAGGGTAATTGTTAAGAAAAGACAGCAGAGCAAAACGTGTCTATTTGCAAGCAAGCAGTGGCAGTATACGATGATATCGCCGGCAGAACAGCAGGCTCACATTTGGAAAGGGTGAACACAACATGGAGGAAAGAGTGACCGGCTTAAATAAGAAGCTAAGCCAGCGGAAGCCAATTCCAACCAAGCCGATTCCGTCCACATTCCGAGGCCGCTTGATACGGGATCGACATTTGTATCTGATGCTTCTGCCTGTGATCGGATTTTATCTATTATTTAAATATGCTCCGATGATCGGCGAGATTATTGCCTTCAAGGACTACCGATTCGCCGACGGCATCTTCGGCAGCAAGTGGGTAGGGTTTAAACACTTCACAAGCTTGTTCCAAAGCATCGATTTCTGGAGAGTACTAAGAAATACGTTGCTGCTCAATGTGTACAGCCTTGTTTTTGGATTTCCGGTACCCATTCTACTCGCACTTCTGCTTAATGAGGTACGCAAGGAGTGGTACAAACGGACCGTTCAGAATCTGCTCTACTTACCTCATTTCATCTCATGGGTTGTTCTTGGGGGCATCTTCATTGCTATGCTTTCACCGAGCACGGGGGTTGTCAATTTGGTGCTAACGAAAGTGTTTGGCATCGAGCCTATATACTTCATGGCTAGCTCCAGCTGGTGGCCTGTTGCTTACACCTTATCAGGCATATGGCGGGAAGCGGGCTGGGGCACGATTCTTTATTTGGCTGCAATGGCCTCGATTGATCCGCAGCTGTATGAGGCCGCCAAGATGGACGGTGCTTCGAAACTGCGTCAGATTTGGCATATTACATTGCCCGGCATTCGCAGTACAATCGCTATCCTGCTCGTTCTCCGCATGGGGCACATGATGGATGTGGGGCTTGAGCAGACACTGGTGCTGCAGAATATGTCTGTCTTGGATGTTGCGGATGTAATTAGTACATACGTGTACCGTGTTGGTTTGCAGAATATGAATTACAGCTATACGACGGCTTTAGGCTTGTTCCAATCTGCAGTTGGGTTGATACTGGTCGTAGGCGTAAATAGATTGACTCGAGCGTTCGGAGAACGGGGGTTATGGTAAGCGATGCAAAGTTTATATAAAAAGCAATCCCTTTTATCCCGCTTTGGGACGTCAGCTAATTATGCGATTCTCGGCTTTCTTTCGTTAATTGCCTTATACCCGTTCTGGTATGAGGTTGTATCGTCCTTCAGCAGCAGCAGGGCTATTACAGCGGGTGAGGTGACACTGTGGCCGGTCGAATTCAATACGGAGGCCTATAAACGACTTTTCCAGGATGGGCAGCTCTTTGTAGCGATGGGCAATACGGTGCTGGTAACCATTGTCGGCACCGTACTCAATATGACACTTACCTTACTGGCCGCTTATCCGCTTTCCAGACGAAGACTGATGGGACGTAATGGGCTGCTCATATTCATCACCTTCACCATGTTGTTCGTTTCGGGCGTAATCCCGAATTTTATACTCGTTAAATCATTAGGACTTATGGATACCTATTGGGCGCTTTGGCTTCCCTCATTAATCAGTACGTACAACATGTTTGTGATGAAAACGTTCATGGAAGGTTTACCGGAGGAGGTGGAGGAATCAGCGTCGATCGACGGCGCAGGGGATTGGCGAATTCTGATTCAAATCATTTTACCGCTATGCAAACCGATCATAGCTGCCATTTCACTCTTTTATGCCGTAGGCTGGTGGAACTCTTACTTCAATGTCTTACTGTACATTACCAAAACAACCAAGCATACTTTGACGCTCAAGCTCTATCAAATGATCCTGCAGGTGGATCAGAATCTACTGGATCAAGGAGCCGGAAGCGAGGGTATTGCAGAGATAACGCTTACTCCCGAAGGGATTAAAGCGGCAGCGATTGTCATTGCAGTCACGCCAATTCTGGTCGTGTACCCGTTCTTGCAGAAGCATTTTGTCAAAGGCGTCTTGATTGGATCGGTCAAAGGCTGATATCTCGGGGCAAATAGTCCTTGATATATACCACACAATATTTAGGGGGATGGAACCATTGAAAATGACTAAACATGCGTGGAAACCAGTTCTTGCAGCAAGCTTGTCATTAGCAGTATTCGCTTGCAGTTCTAATACGACCACAGAGGGTGGCAGTTCAGCAAAGCCTCAAGGAAGTGCAGCTGCGACGGCAACAGCGGCCGGTCCGAAGAAAGAAATCAGCATTTCTGCCTTTGATCGTGGAACAGTAGCCGCAGAGGAAGGCAGCTACGAGAGCAACCGTTGGACAAAGTGGATGAATGAGAATTCACCGGCTAAGGTAACCTGGGTGCCGGTACCTCGTGCGCAGGCTCAACAAAAGCTAAGTACCCTCGTGGCTTCCGGAAGCGCGCCTGATCTCATCTGGGAGTACGACCGCAACTATATTGCGCAATTGGCCAACCAAGGTGCCATACAACCAGTAGACGGTTTTATCGAGAAATATAGTACGACTTTGAAAAAGTATCTGCAGGAGCATCCTGAGCTCAAATCAGCAACGACGATTAACGGCAAAATGTATGCTGTTACCAGCAGTCGAAGCATAGAAGGGCTTGCTAATCATGGAATGTGGATTCGTCAAGATTGGCTGGATAAGCTGGGCTTGAAAGCGCCGACGACAACAGAAGAACTGATCGAGGTGGCCAAGAAATTTAAGGAAGCGGACCCGGACGGTAACGGTAAAGCAGATACAGTACCAATTGCGTTTAATGGCAACGGTGTACAAATCATTAGAGCTCTCTTTTTCGTGAATGAGAATCAATGGTATTTGGAGGAGGGCAAGCTCAAGTTTGGCAGAACGTTGGATCGTTATAAGGATTCTGTTGCCTATCAGAAATCGTTGTTCGATCAAGGCTTGTTGGATAAAGAATATATCACGGATAGCAACTTCCAGCGCGCGCGTCAAATGTTGACTACTGGCAAGGCAGGTATTTATTTTGCTGGTTGGGATATTCAGAACGAATTCATGGATCTCAAGAAGAACGTACCGGACGCCAAGATGGTTCCATTGGAACCAGTAGCTAGTAAATATGGAAAAAACGGCTTGTATCAGGAGCTTCCGGCGAATATTCTGGTAGCCTTTAACAGTAAAATGAAAGAGGATAAAATCGAATCAGCCGTTAAATTCCTCGATTGGATGATGGAGAAAGGCGATATGTCGATGAAGTTCGGCGAGGAAAACGTCCATCACAAGCTAGTGGATGGTGTGATTCCGCAAAAAATCGACGCTGATAAATTCCGTAAGGAAGTTGGCTACGCTGCTGAGTATGCGATTGTAACTGATTTCAGCCTGAAAGCCGAGTGGTTCCCGACCATGGCTGCTCAGGATGCGCTCTCCCAGGAATATGCCAAATTGAAAACACAGTCGCTAGGTGTGGCACTCAAAAACAAATATCGCAGAGACATAGCCTTTAGCCCGGATATTCCGGAAGTAAGCCAATTGATCGCCACGTTCCATCCGATTGCTACGCAAATCGAGGTAAAAGCCGTAACTGGAGGCGGTGGATCAACCCCAGAGGCTGCAATGGAAGAGGCACGTAAAGAGTGGAAGCGTCTTGGTGGAGATAATGTTGAGAAGCTTGCACAAGAGTGGTATGAGAAGAATAAAGAGTTCTTGAAATAATCAGTGCACGCCCAATATATATAACTGAATTTGCGGGAAGGCGGCTTGCTTGAAGCGTAGGCTGACCTTCCCGTTGTTATTCAACAAACCCAATGGGAGGGATTGTTCAGCATGAGCGTAAATGAGACTATTCTTGATCACAAAGCACTTTTGATAAAAGCAATCAAAGCCAAAGAAAGTGAGTATG is drawn from Paenibacillus sp. V4I7 and contains these coding sequences:
- a CDS encoding AraC family transcriptional regulator encodes the protein MDTDYFVQIQKTLDYIEDHLSEPLSVACLAQVACFSEFHFHRVFQTMVGEAVMEYVRKRRLASAAYQIAHTEKKLIDIALDNGFQSHENFTRAFKKVFERTPLAYRKQGILTPVYAKVNVLQRKFNPKRRDFELRSKIPILGGIRMEYQLKTKPAFKLIGYELKTSCKEGRNHREIPAFWGSYLQEGKGNRIPNRVHADSQVELGICTDFNMETGDLSYIIGMEATGFEGVSADLVSREFPEARYAVFTTPKVTQDQFSASIQSTWKSIFEEWFPHSGYEHAGGAEFELYDERCNPSKNELIQMDIYIPIKEK
- a CDS encoding ABC transporter permease — encoded protein: MEERVTGLNKKLSQRKPIPTKPIPSTFRGRLIRDRHLYLMLLPVIGFYLLFKYAPMIGEIIAFKDYRFADGIFGSKWVGFKHFTSLFQSIDFWRVLRNTLLLNVYSLVFGFPVPILLALLLNEVRKEWYKRTVQNLLYLPHFISWVVLGGIFIAMLSPSTGVVNLVLTKVFGIEPIYFMASSSWWPVAYTLSGIWREAGWGTILYLAAMASIDPQLYEAAKMDGASKLRQIWHITLPGIRSTIAILLVLRMGHMMDVGLEQTLVLQNMSVLDVADVISTYVYRVGLQNMNYSYTTALGLFQSAVGLILVVGVNRLTRAFGERGLW
- a CDS encoding carbohydrate ABC transporter permease; translated protein: MQSLYKKQSLLSRFGTSANYAILGFLSLIALYPFWYEVVSSFSSSRAITAGEVTLWPVEFNTEAYKRLFQDGQLFVAMGNTVLVTIVGTVLNMTLTLLAAYPLSRRRLMGRNGLLIFITFTMLFVSGVIPNFILVKSLGLMDTYWALWLPSLISTYNMFVMKTFMEGLPEEVEESASIDGAGDWRILIQIILPLCKPIIAAISLFYAVGWWNSYFNVLLYITKTTKHTLTLKLYQMILQVDQNLLDQGAGSEGIAEITLTPEGIKAAAIVIAVTPILVVYPFLQKHFVKGVLIGSVKG
- a CDS encoding extracellular solute-binding protein, which translates into the protein MTKHAWKPVLAASLSLAVFACSSNTTTEGGSSAKPQGSAAATATAAGPKKEISISAFDRGTVAAEEGSYESNRWTKWMNENSPAKVTWVPVPRAQAQQKLSTLVASGSAPDLIWEYDRNYIAQLANQGAIQPVDGFIEKYSTTLKKYLQEHPELKSATTINGKMYAVTSSRSIEGLANHGMWIRQDWLDKLGLKAPTTTEELIEVAKKFKEADPDGNGKADTVPIAFNGNGVQIIRALFFVNENQWYLEEGKLKFGRTLDRYKDSVAYQKSLFDQGLLDKEYITDSNFQRARQMLTTGKAGIYFAGWDIQNEFMDLKKNVPDAKMVPLEPVASKYGKNGLYQELPANILVAFNSKMKEDKIESAVKFLDWMMEKGDMSMKFGEENVHHKLVDGVIPQKIDADKFRKEVGYAAEYAIVTDFSLKAEWFPTMAAQDALSQEYAKLKTQSLGVALKNKYRRDIAFSPDIPEVSQLIATFHPIATQIEVKAVTGGGGSTPEAAMEEARKEWKRLGGDNVEKLAQEWYEKNKEFLK